One Solanum pennellii chromosome 10, SPENNV200 genomic region harbors:
- the LOC107032359 gene encoding transcription factor MYB113-like, whose product MNSTPMSSLGVRKGSWTEEEDFLLRKCINKYGEGKWHLVPIRAGLNRCRKSCRLRWLNYLRPHIKRGDFASDEIDLILRLHKLLGNRWSLIAGRLPGRTANDVKNYWNTNLLRKVNITKIVPREKFKSKRGEISTKIEIIKPQARKFISNTKKNITNNIVIVDKEEQCKEIISEKQTRDASIDNGDEWWANLLENCNNDVEEEEEEGGGGVTNYEKTLTSLLHEEITPPLNGGGNFMQQGQSDGWDDFFVDIDIWDLLN is encoded by the exons ATGAACAGTACACCTATGTCTTCTTTGGGAGTAAGAAAAGGTTCATGGACTGAAGAAGAAGATTTCCTCTTGAGGAAATGTATCAACAAGTATGGTGAAGGAAAGTGGCATCTTGTTCCCATAAGAGCTG GTCTGAATAGATGTCGGAAAAGTTGTAGACTGAGGTGGCTAAATTATCTAAGGCCACATATCAAGAGAGGTGACTTCGCTTCGGATGAAATAGATCTCATTTTGAGGCTTCATAAACTTTTAGGCAAcag ATGGTCACTTATTGCTGGTAGACTTCCAGGAAGGACAGCAAACGATGTGAAAAACTATTGGAACACAAACCTTCTAAGGAAGgtaaatattactaaaattgTTCCTCGTGAAAAGTTTAAGAGTAAACGGGGAGAAATCAGTACTAAGATTGAAATAATAAAACCTCAAGCTAGGAAGTTCATATCGAACACAAAGAAGAATATTACAAACAATATTGTAATTGTAGACAAAGAGGAACAATGTAAGGAAATAATAAGTGAGAAGCAAACTAGAGATGCATCGATAGACAACGGAGATGAATGGTGGGCAAATTTACTGGAAAATTGCAACAACGacgttgaagaagaagaagaagaaggaggaggaggtgTAACTAATTATGAAAAAACACTAACAAGTTTGTTACATGAGGAAATAACACCACCATTAAATGGTGGAGGTAACTTCATGCAACAAGGACAAAGTGATGGTTGggatgatttttttgttgatattgatATATGGGATTTacttaattaa